Proteins encoded within one genomic window of Diceros bicornis minor isolate mBicDic1 chromosome X, mDicBic1.mat.cur, whole genome shotgun sequence:
- the USP11 gene encoding ubiquitin carboxyl-terminal hydrolase 11 isoform X3, producing MAAVAADPAAADAAEDREPQREAMPGLESQRRQIKNSESGRERPLRTGESWFLVEQHWYKQWELYVQGGDQDSSTFPGCINNAKLFEDQVNWRLKKGLVEGEDYVLLPEAAWHYLVSWYGLEHGQPPIERKVVELPGIQKVEVYPVELLLVQHSDMDTPFTAQFSHTASIDLVLRTAREQFLVSPQEEARLWIKNAKGSFERLCNTRVTVFDAALKTGQLIIMETRNKDGTWPSAQPHATKSASEEDKNFQGQPGICGLTNLGNTCFMNSALQCLSNVPQLTEYFLKNRYLEELNFCNPLGMKGEIAEAYADLVKQAWSGHHRSIVPHMFKTKVGHFASQFLGFQQHDSQELLSFLLDGLHEDLNRVKKKEYVELCDAAGRPDQEVAQEAWQNHKRRNDSVIVDTFHGLFKSTLVCPGCGNVSVTFDPFCYLSVPLPVSYKRVMEVFFVSMDPRRKPEQHRLVVPKKGKISDLCVALAKHTGVSPERMMVADVFSHRFYKIYQLEESLSSILDRDDIFIRYVTRPNSDDEDDGDEKDMEDKDNIPKPGHVAVGSSQDSGPEQAGPSSGVAGRSRAPVDNSPGPSHWPQRARRKHLFTLQTVNSNGTSDRSTFNEDTHGVSFSSQPYIAIDWEPEMKKRYYDEVEAEGYVKHDCVGYVLKKAPVRLQECIELFTTVETLEKENPWYCPSCKQHQLATKKLDLWMLPETLIIHLKRFSYTKFSREKLDTLVEFPIRDLDFSEFVIKPQSESAPELYKYDLIAVSNHYGGLRDGHYTTFACNKDSGQWHYFDDSSVSPVTENQIESKAAYVLFYQRQDVARRLQPQTGSSDPPATPGCSSPPNSEFMDVN from the exons ATGGCGGCAGTCGCAGCGGATCCGGCGGCTGCGGATGCGGCCGAGGACCGAGAGCCACAGCGCGAAGCCATGCCGGGCCTGGAGAGCCAGCGGCGCCAGATCAAAAACAGCGAGAGTGGGCGAGAGCGTCCACTGCGGACCGGCGAAAGCTG GTTCCTCGTGGAGCAGCACTGGTACAAACAGTGGGAATTGTACGTGCAGGGAGGAGACCAGGACTCTAGCACCTTCCCTGGCTGCATCAACAATGCTAAGCTCTTTGAAG ACCAGGTAAACTGGCGCCTCAAGAAGGGACTGGTGGAAGGTGAGGATTATGTGCTGCTCCCAGAGGCTGCTTGGCATTACCTGGTCAGCTGGTATGGTCTAGAGCATGGCCAGCCACCAATTGAGCGCAAG GTCGTGGAGCTGCCCGGCATCCAGAAGGTCGAAGTATACCCAGTAGAACTGCTGCTTGTCCAGCACAGTGATATGGACACACCCTTCACTGCTCAATTCAGCCACACAGCTTCTATTG ACCTAGTTTTGCGTACTGCTCGAGAGCAGTTTCTGGTGAGCCCCCAGGAAGAGGCACGGCTGTGGATCAAGAACGCGAAGGGCTCTTTTGAGAGATTGTGCAACACACGCGTCACGGTGTTCGACGCCGCCCTCAAGACTGGGCAG CTGATCATCATGGAGACCCGAAACAAGGATGGCACTTGGCCCAGTGCACAGCCGCACGCCAC GAAAAGTGCATCGGAGGAGGATAAGAACTTCCAGGGCCAGCCAGGCATCTGTGGTCTCACCAACCTGGGCAACACGTGCTTCATGAACTCGGCCCTGCAG TGCCTCAGCAATGTGCCACAGCTCACCGAGTACTTCCTCAAAAACCGCTACCTGGAGGAGCTCAACTTCTGCAACCCACTGGGCATGAAGGGTGAGATCGCAGAGGCCTATGCAGACCTGGTGAAGCAGGCATGGTCTGGCCACCACCGCTCCATCGTGCCCCATATGTTCAAG ACCAAGGTCGGCCACTTTGCGTCCCAGTTTCTGGGCTTCCAGCAACATGACTCGCAGGAGCTGCTGTCGTTCCTCCTGGATGGGCTGCATGAGGACCTCAATCGTGTCAAGAAGAAGGAATATGTGGAGCTGTGCGATGCGGCTGGGCGACCAGATCAA GAGGTCGCTCAGGAGGCCTGGCAGAACCACAAACGGCGGAACGATTCTGTGATTGTGGACACTTTTCACGGCCTCTTCAAGTCCACGCTGGTGTGCCCCGGTTGTGGCAACGTGTCTGTGACCTTTGACCCCTTCTGCTACCTCAGTGTCCCACTGCCTGTCAGCTACAAGAGGGTCATGGaggtcttctttgtctccatGGACCCCCGCCGCAAGCCAGAGCAG CACCGCCTCGTGGTCCCCAAGAAAGGCAAGATCTCGGATCTGTGTGTGGCTTTGGCCAAACACACTGGTGTCTCGCCAGAAAGG ATGATGGTGGCCGATGTCTTCAGTCACCGCTTCTATAAGATCTACCAGCTGGAAGAGTCTCTGAGCAGCATCTTGGACCGAGATGATATCTTCAT ACGCTATGTGACCAGACCCAACTCAGATGACGAGGATGATGGGGATGAGAAag ACATGGAGGATAAGGACAACATCCCCAAGCCTGGACACGTGGCTGTGGGCAGCTCCCAAGACTCTGGGCCAGAGCAGGCTGGGCCCAGCTCTGGAGTTGCAGGCAGGAGCCGGGCCCCCGTGGACAACTCCCCTGGCCCATCTCACTGGCCACAGAGGGCGCGGCGCAAGCACCTGTTCACCCTGCAGACCGTGAATTCCAATGGGACCAGTGACCGCTCAACCTTCAACGAGGATACCCATGGTGTCTCCTTCAGCT CCCAGCCGTACATTGCCATCGACTGGGAGCCAGAGATGAAGAAACGTTACTATGACGAGGTGGAGGCTGAG GGCTACGTGAAGCATGACTGTGTCGGGTATGTGCTGAAGAAGGCTCCGGTGCGGCTGCAGGAGTGCATTGAGCTCTTCACCACTGTTGAAACTCTGGAGAAGGAAAACCCCTG GTACTGCCCCTCCTGCAAGCAGCACCAGCTGGCCACCAAGAAGCTGGACCTGTGGATGCTGCCTGAGACGCTCATTATCCACCTGAAGCGCTTCTCCTACACCAAGTTCTCCCGCGAGAAGCTGGACACCCTTGTGGAGTTTCCTATCCG AGACCTGGACTTCTCCGAGTTCGTCATCAAGCCGCAGAGCGAGTCGGCCCCAGAGCTGTACAAATACGATCTCATCGCCGTTTCCAACCATTATGGGGGCCTGCGTGATGGACACT ACACAACATTTGCTTGCAACAAGGACAGTGGCCAGTGGCACTACTTTGATGACAGCAGTGTCTCGCCTGTGACTGAGAATCAGATTGAG TCCAAGGCAGCCTATGTCCTCTTCTACCAACGCCAGGACGTGGCGCGTCGCCTGCAGCCCCAGACTGGCTCATCTGACCCCCCGGCAACCCCTGGCTGCAGTTCCCCACCCAACTCTGAGTTCATGGATGTAAACTGA
- the USP11 gene encoding ubiquitin carboxyl-terminal hydrolase 11 isoform X1: MAAVAADPAAADAAEDREPQREAMPGLESQRRQIKNSESGRERPLRTGESWFLVEQHWYKQWELYVQGGDQDSSTFPGCINNAKLFEDQVNWRLKKGLVEGEDYVLLPEAAWHYLVSWYGLEHGQPPIERKVVELPGIQKVEVYPVELLLVQHSDMDTPFTAQFSHTASIDLVLRTAREQFLVSPQEEARLWIKNAKGSFERLCNTRVTVFDAALKTGQLIIMETRNKDGTWPSAQPHATKSASEEDKNFQGQPGICGLTNLGNTCFMNSALQCLSNVPQLTEYFLKNRYLEELNFCNPLGMKGEIAEAYADLVKQAWSGHHRSIVPHMFKTKVGHFASQFLGFQQHDSQELLSFLLDGLHEDLNRVKKKEYVELCDAAGRPDQEVAQEAWQNHKRRNDSVIVDTFHGLFKSTLVCPGCGNVSVTFDPFCYLSVPLPVSYKRVMEVFFVSMDPRRKPEQHRLVVPKKGKISDLCVALAKHTGVSPERMMVADVFSHRFYKIYQLEESLSSILDRDDIFIYEVSGRSAIGENSREDVVLPIYLRERTPARDYNNSYYGLMLFGHPLLVSVPRDRLSWDALYHILLYRLSRYVTRPNSDDEDDGDEKDMEDKDNIPKPGHVAVGSSQDSGPEQAGPSSGVAGRSRAPVDNSPGPSHWPQRARRKHLFTLQTVNSNGTSDRSTFNEDTHGVSFSSQPYIAIDWEPEMKKRYYDEVEAEGYVKHDCVGYVLKKAPVRLQECIELFTTVETLEKENPWYCPSCKQHQLATKKLDLWMLPETLIIHLKRFSYTKFSREKLDTLVEFPIRDLDFSEFVIKPQSESAPELYKYDLIAVSNHYGGLRDGHYTTFACNKDSGQWHYFDDSSVSPVTENQIESKAAYVLFYQRQDVARRLQPQTGSSDPPATPGCSSPPNSEFMDVN; this comes from the exons ATGGCGGCAGTCGCAGCGGATCCGGCGGCTGCGGATGCGGCCGAGGACCGAGAGCCACAGCGCGAAGCCATGCCGGGCCTGGAGAGCCAGCGGCGCCAGATCAAAAACAGCGAGAGTGGGCGAGAGCGTCCACTGCGGACCGGCGAAAGCTG GTTCCTCGTGGAGCAGCACTGGTACAAACAGTGGGAATTGTACGTGCAGGGAGGAGACCAGGACTCTAGCACCTTCCCTGGCTGCATCAACAATGCTAAGCTCTTTGAAG ACCAGGTAAACTGGCGCCTCAAGAAGGGACTGGTGGAAGGTGAGGATTATGTGCTGCTCCCAGAGGCTGCTTGGCATTACCTGGTCAGCTGGTATGGTCTAGAGCATGGCCAGCCACCAATTGAGCGCAAG GTCGTGGAGCTGCCCGGCATCCAGAAGGTCGAAGTATACCCAGTAGAACTGCTGCTTGTCCAGCACAGTGATATGGACACACCCTTCACTGCTCAATTCAGCCACACAGCTTCTATTG ACCTAGTTTTGCGTACTGCTCGAGAGCAGTTTCTGGTGAGCCCCCAGGAAGAGGCACGGCTGTGGATCAAGAACGCGAAGGGCTCTTTTGAGAGATTGTGCAACACACGCGTCACGGTGTTCGACGCCGCCCTCAAGACTGGGCAG CTGATCATCATGGAGACCCGAAACAAGGATGGCACTTGGCCCAGTGCACAGCCGCACGCCAC GAAAAGTGCATCGGAGGAGGATAAGAACTTCCAGGGCCAGCCAGGCATCTGTGGTCTCACCAACCTGGGCAACACGTGCTTCATGAACTCGGCCCTGCAG TGCCTCAGCAATGTGCCACAGCTCACCGAGTACTTCCTCAAAAACCGCTACCTGGAGGAGCTCAACTTCTGCAACCCACTGGGCATGAAGGGTGAGATCGCAGAGGCCTATGCAGACCTGGTGAAGCAGGCATGGTCTGGCCACCACCGCTCCATCGTGCCCCATATGTTCAAG ACCAAGGTCGGCCACTTTGCGTCCCAGTTTCTGGGCTTCCAGCAACATGACTCGCAGGAGCTGCTGTCGTTCCTCCTGGATGGGCTGCATGAGGACCTCAATCGTGTCAAGAAGAAGGAATATGTGGAGCTGTGCGATGCGGCTGGGCGACCAGATCAA GAGGTCGCTCAGGAGGCCTGGCAGAACCACAAACGGCGGAACGATTCTGTGATTGTGGACACTTTTCACGGCCTCTTCAAGTCCACGCTGGTGTGCCCCGGTTGTGGCAACGTGTCTGTGACCTTTGACCCCTTCTGCTACCTCAGTGTCCCACTGCCTGTCAGCTACAAGAGGGTCATGGaggtcttctttgtctccatGGACCCCCGCCGCAAGCCAGAGCAG CACCGCCTCGTGGTCCCCAAGAAAGGCAAGATCTCGGATCTGTGTGTGGCTTTGGCCAAACACACTGGTGTCTCGCCAGAAAGG ATGATGGTGGCCGATGTCTTCAGTCACCGCTTCTATAAGATCTACCAGCTGGAAGAGTCTCTGAGCAGCATCTTGGACCGAGATGATATCTTCAT ATATGAGGTGTCAGGCAGGTCTGCTATTGGCGAGAACTCCAGAGAGGATGTTGTGCTTCCTATCTACCTGCGGGAGCGCACCCCAGCCCGGGACTACAACAACTCCTACTATGGCCTCATGCTCTTTGGGCACCCGCTGCTGGTGTCAGTGCCCCGGGACCGGCTCTCCTGGGATGCCCTGTATCACATCCTCCTGTACCGCCTCTC ACGCTATGTGACCAGACCCAACTCAGATGACGAGGATGATGGGGATGAGAAag ACATGGAGGATAAGGACAACATCCCCAAGCCTGGACACGTGGCTGTGGGCAGCTCCCAAGACTCTGGGCCAGAGCAGGCTGGGCCCAGCTCTGGAGTTGCAGGCAGGAGCCGGGCCCCCGTGGACAACTCCCCTGGCCCATCTCACTGGCCACAGAGGGCGCGGCGCAAGCACCTGTTCACCCTGCAGACCGTGAATTCCAATGGGACCAGTGACCGCTCAACCTTCAACGAGGATACCCATGGTGTCTCCTTCAGCT CCCAGCCGTACATTGCCATCGACTGGGAGCCAGAGATGAAGAAACGTTACTATGACGAGGTGGAGGCTGAG GGCTACGTGAAGCATGACTGTGTCGGGTATGTGCTGAAGAAGGCTCCGGTGCGGCTGCAGGAGTGCATTGAGCTCTTCACCACTGTTGAAACTCTGGAGAAGGAAAACCCCTG GTACTGCCCCTCCTGCAAGCAGCACCAGCTGGCCACCAAGAAGCTGGACCTGTGGATGCTGCCTGAGACGCTCATTATCCACCTGAAGCGCTTCTCCTACACCAAGTTCTCCCGCGAGAAGCTGGACACCCTTGTGGAGTTTCCTATCCG AGACCTGGACTTCTCCGAGTTCGTCATCAAGCCGCAGAGCGAGTCGGCCCCAGAGCTGTACAAATACGATCTCATCGCCGTTTCCAACCATTATGGGGGCCTGCGTGATGGACACT ACACAACATTTGCTTGCAACAAGGACAGTGGCCAGTGGCACTACTTTGATGACAGCAGTGTCTCGCCTGTGACTGAGAATCAGATTGAG TCCAAGGCAGCCTATGTCCTCTTCTACCAACGCCAGGACGTGGCGCGTCGCCTGCAGCCCCAGACTGGCTCATCTGACCCCCCGGCAACCCCTGGCTGCAGTTCCCCACCCAACTCTGAGTTCATGGATGTAAACTGA
- the USP11 gene encoding ubiquitin carboxyl-terminal hydrolase 11 isoform X2 has protein sequence MAAVAADPAAADAAEDREPQREAMPGLESQRRQIKNSESGRERPLRTGESWFLVEQHWYKQWELYVQGGDQDSSTFPGCINNAKLFEDQVNWRLKKGLVEGEDYVLLPEAAWHYLVSWYGLEHGQPPIERKVVELPGIQKVEVYPVELLLVQHSDMDTPFTAQFSHTASIDLVLRTAREQFLVSPQEEARLWIKNAKGSFERLCNTRVTVFDAALKTGQLIIMETRNKDGTWPSAQPHATKSASEEDKNFQGQPGICGLTNLGNTCFMNSALQCLSNVPQLTEYFLKNRYLEELNFCNPLGMKGEIAEAYADLVKQAWSGHHRSIVPHMFKTKVGHFASQFLGFQQHDSQELLSFLLDGLHEDLNRVKKKEYVELCDAAGRPDQEVAQEAWQNHKRRNDSVIVDTFHGLFKSTLVCPGCGNVSVTFDPFCYLSVPLPVSYKRVMEVFFVSMDPRRKPEQHRLVVPKKGKISDLCVALAKHTGVSPERMMVADVFSHRFYKIYQLEESLSSILDRDDIFIYEVSGRSAIGENSREDVVLPIYLRERTPARDYNNSYYGLMLFGHPLLVSVPRDRLSWDALYHILLYRLSRYVTRPNSDDEDDGDEKDMEDKDNIPKPGHVAVGSSQDSGPEQAGPSSGVAGRSRAPVDNSPGPSHWPQRARRKHLFTLQTVNSNGTSDRSTFNEDTHAQPYIAIDWEPEMKKRYYDEVEAEGYVKHDCVGYVLKKAPVRLQECIELFTTVETLEKENPWYCPSCKQHQLATKKLDLWMLPETLIIHLKRFSYTKFSREKLDTLVEFPIRDLDFSEFVIKPQSESAPELYKYDLIAVSNHYGGLRDGHYTTFACNKDSGQWHYFDDSSVSPVTENQIESKAAYVLFYQRQDVARRLQPQTGSSDPPATPGCSSPPNSEFMDVN, from the exons ATGGCGGCAGTCGCAGCGGATCCGGCGGCTGCGGATGCGGCCGAGGACCGAGAGCCACAGCGCGAAGCCATGCCGGGCCTGGAGAGCCAGCGGCGCCAGATCAAAAACAGCGAGAGTGGGCGAGAGCGTCCACTGCGGACCGGCGAAAGCTG GTTCCTCGTGGAGCAGCACTGGTACAAACAGTGGGAATTGTACGTGCAGGGAGGAGACCAGGACTCTAGCACCTTCCCTGGCTGCATCAACAATGCTAAGCTCTTTGAAG ACCAGGTAAACTGGCGCCTCAAGAAGGGACTGGTGGAAGGTGAGGATTATGTGCTGCTCCCAGAGGCTGCTTGGCATTACCTGGTCAGCTGGTATGGTCTAGAGCATGGCCAGCCACCAATTGAGCGCAAG GTCGTGGAGCTGCCCGGCATCCAGAAGGTCGAAGTATACCCAGTAGAACTGCTGCTTGTCCAGCACAGTGATATGGACACACCCTTCACTGCTCAATTCAGCCACACAGCTTCTATTG ACCTAGTTTTGCGTACTGCTCGAGAGCAGTTTCTGGTGAGCCCCCAGGAAGAGGCACGGCTGTGGATCAAGAACGCGAAGGGCTCTTTTGAGAGATTGTGCAACACACGCGTCACGGTGTTCGACGCCGCCCTCAAGACTGGGCAG CTGATCATCATGGAGACCCGAAACAAGGATGGCACTTGGCCCAGTGCACAGCCGCACGCCAC GAAAAGTGCATCGGAGGAGGATAAGAACTTCCAGGGCCAGCCAGGCATCTGTGGTCTCACCAACCTGGGCAACACGTGCTTCATGAACTCGGCCCTGCAG TGCCTCAGCAATGTGCCACAGCTCACCGAGTACTTCCTCAAAAACCGCTACCTGGAGGAGCTCAACTTCTGCAACCCACTGGGCATGAAGGGTGAGATCGCAGAGGCCTATGCAGACCTGGTGAAGCAGGCATGGTCTGGCCACCACCGCTCCATCGTGCCCCATATGTTCAAG ACCAAGGTCGGCCACTTTGCGTCCCAGTTTCTGGGCTTCCAGCAACATGACTCGCAGGAGCTGCTGTCGTTCCTCCTGGATGGGCTGCATGAGGACCTCAATCGTGTCAAGAAGAAGGAATATGTGGAGCTGTGCGATGCGGCTGGGCGACCAGATCAA GAGGTCGCTCAGGAGGCCTGGCAGAACCACAAACGGCGGAACGATTCTGTGATTGTGGACACTTTTCACGGCCTCTTCAAGTCCACGCTGGTGTGCCCCGGTTGTGGCAACGTGTCTGTGACCTTTGACCCCTTCTGCTACCTCAGTGTCCCACTGCCTGTCAGCTACAAGAGGGTCATGGaggtcttctttgtctccatGGACCCCCGCCGCAAGCCAGAGCAG CACCGCCTCGTGGTCCCCAAGAAAGGCAAGATCTCGGATCTGTGTGTGGCTTTGGCCAAACACACTGGTGTCTCGCCAGAAAGG ATGATGGTGGCCGATGTCTTCAGTCACCGCTTCTATAAGATCTACCAGCTGGAAGAGTCTCTGAGCAGCATCTTGGACCGAGATGATATCTTCAT ATATGAGGTGTCAGGCAGGTCTGCTATTGGCGAGAACTCCAGAGAGGATGTTGTGCTTCCTATCTACCTGCGGGAGCGCACCCCAGCCCGGGACTACAACAACTCCTACTATGGCCTCATGCTCTTTGGGCACCCGCTGCTGGTGTCAGTGCCCCGGGACCGGCTCTCCTGGGATGCCCTGTATCACATCCTCCTGTACCGCCTCTC ACGCTATGTGACCAGACCCAACTCAGATGACGAGGATGATGGGGATGAGAAag ACATGGAGGATAAGGACAACATCCCCAAGCCTGGACACGTGGCTGTGGGCAGCTCCCAAGACTCTGGGCCAGAGCAGGCTGGGCCCAGCTCTGGAGTTGCAGGCAGGAGCCGGGCCCCCGTGGACAACTCCCCTGGCCCATCTCACTGGCCACAGAGGGCGCGGCGCAAGCACCTGTTCACCCTGCAGACCGTGAATTCCAATGGGACCAGTGACCGCTCAACCTTCAACGAGGATACCCATG CCCAGCCGTACATTGCCATCGACTGGGAGCCAGAGATGAAGAAACGTTACTATGACGAGGTGGAGGCTGAG GGCTACGTGAAGCATGACTGTGTCGGGTATGTGCTGAAGAAGGCTCCGGTGCGGCTGCAGGAGTGCATTGAGCTCTTCACCACTGTTGAAACTCTGGAGAAGGAAAACCCCTG GTACTGCCCCTCCTGCAAGCAGCACCAGCTGGCCACCAAGAAGCTGGACCTGTGGATGCTGCCTGAGACGCTCATTATCCACCTGAAGCGCTTCTCCTACACCAAGTTCTCCCGCGAGAAGCTGGACACCCTTGTGGAGTTTCCTATCCG AGACCTGGACTTCTCCGAGTTCGTCATCAAGCCGCAGAGCGAGTCGGCCCCAGAGCTGTACAAATACGATCTCATCGCCGTTTCCAACCATTATGGGGGCCTGCGTGATGGACACT ACACAACATTTGCTTGCAACAAGGACAGTGGCCAGTGGCACTACTTTGATGACAGCAGTGTCTCGCCTGTGACTGAGAATCAGATTGAG TCCAAGGCAGCCTATGTCCTCTTCTACCAACGCCAGGACGTGGCGCGTCGCCTGCAGCCCCAGACTGGCTCATCTGACCCCCCGGCAACCCCTGGCTGCAGTTCCCCACCCAACTCTGAGTTCATGGATGTAAACTGA